One Actinoplanes missouriensis 431 DNA segment encodes these proteins:
- a CDS encoding GIY-YIG nuclease family protein, translating to MASRGIASYNQPDHQLPSRASLPTAFVQGFRRLLKSAMSTVDPASNKRLGNCIGVYAFYDYDGEPIYVGQTWLKFTDRIGRHLTSQRSDTLAYRILDPFEVAAVELWPTEYLRDDPNKQEKLNEIEFSAYRRAIDDSKYKAILNEKIPPPSDFVRLPPSYRFNLIPGELREEREHPDVRIARRAETLSRVAAVAHERGEVSAGLRRVIVIQAVRLADLAAARLAYAEGRRRPSPGAINVQELVGNVLEDSDSDSDEVNDDF from the coding sequence GTGGCCAGCCGCGGCATCGCTTCTTACAATCAGCCGGATCACCAACTGCCATCACGGGCATCGCTGCCGACTGCCTTTGTCCAAGGGTTCCGCCGCCTATTGAAAAGCGCGATGAGCACCGTCGACCCGGCAAGCAACAAGCGGCTGGGGAACTGTATTGGCGTATACGCCTTCTACGACTACGACGGCGAGCCTATTTATGTCGGTCAAACCTGGCTGAAGTTCACCGACCGAATCGGCCGACACCTAACCAGTCAGCGAAGCGATACTCTGGCATATCGGATCCTCGATCCTTTTGAGGTTGCCGCAGTGGAGTTGTGGCCAACAGAGTATCTGCGTGACGATCCAAACAAGCAAGAAAAACTTAACGAAATCGAGTTCTCCGCATACCGTAGAGCGATTGATGACTCGAAGTACAAAGCGATTCTCAATGAGAAGATTCCGCCCCCGTCTGACTTCGTAAGACTGCCACCCTCTTATCGTTTCAACTTGATCCCCGGAGAATTGCGGGAAGAACGCGAACATCCAGACGTACGTATCGCCCGTCGCGCTGAGACCTTGTCCAGAGTGGCGGCCGTTGCCCATGAACGCGGCGAAGTTTCGGCCGGTTTACGCCGCGTCATCGTTATCCAAGCAGTCCGCTTAGCTGACTTGGCCGCGGCCCGCTTGGCGTACGCAGAAGGCCGGCGCAGACCCTCTCCGGGCGCAATCAACGTACAAGAGCTAGTTGGAAACGTTCTCGAAGACTCCGACTCCGACTCGGATGAGGTCAACGACGACTTCTGA
- a CDS encoding phosphoribosylaminoimidazolesuccinocarboxamide synthase, which yields MELLHSGKVRDVYADGEDLLLVASDRISIYDVILPTPIPDKGKILTQLSLWWFDQLADVIPNHVISVTDVPAEWQGRAIRCERLEMVMVECIARGYLAGSGLRDYQRDGQISGNPLPAGLVESSQLPEPIFTPSTKEPVGGGHDAPLTFDETVGRVGRELAEELRRVTLEIYRRGSEVAAGKGMLLADTKIEVGRAKDGTLKLGDELLTPDSSRFWSADEWKPGSVPRYLDKQFLRDWSGQLTDWDRTAPGPEIPDEVVEATRNRYIEVYERLTGDTWK from the coding sequence GTGGAACTGCTGCACTCCGGCAAGGTTCGGGACGTCTATGCGGACGGGGAGGACCTGCTCCTGGTCGCCTCGGACCGGATCTCGATCTATGACGTCATCCTGCCCACGCCGATCCCGGACAAGGGGAAGATCCTCACCCAGCTCTCGCTCTGGTGGTTCGATCAGCTCGCTGACGTGATTCCGAATCACGTCATCTCGGTGACCGATGTGCCGGCCGAGTGGCAGGGGCGGGCGATCCGCTGCGAGCGCCTTGAGATGGTCATGGTGGAGTGCATCGCGCGTGGCTACCTGGCGGGCTCCGGGCTGCGGGATTACCAGCGGGACGGGCAGATCTCCGGCAACCCGCTGCCGGCCGGGCTGGTGGAGTCGTCCCAGTTGCCTGAGCCGATCTTCACGCCGAGCACCAAGGAGCCCGTCGGTGGCGGACACGACGCGCCTTTGACGTTCGACGAGACGGTGGGGCGGGTCGGCCGAGAGCTGGCCGAGGAGCTGCGGCGGGTCACGCTGGAGATCTACCGCCGGGGCTCCGAGGTCGCGGCCGGCAAGGGGATGCTCCTGGCCGACACCAAGATCGAGGTGGGGCGGGCCAAGGATGGAACGCTGAAGCTGGGCGACGAGCTGCTCACGCCCGACTCGTCCCGGTTCTGGAGTGCGGACGAGTGGAAGCCGGGCAGTGTGCCGCGGTACCTGGACAAGCAGTTCCTGCGGGACTGGTCCGGTCAGCTGACTGATTGGGATCGGACGGCGCCGGGTCCGGAGATCCCCGACGAGGTGGTTGAGGCGACGCGCAACCGCTACATCGAGGTCTACGAGCGCCTAACCGGCGACACCTGGAAGTAG
- a CDS encoding very short patch repair endonuclease encodes MKANRSSGTKPELALRRELFRQGLRYRVGLQISLRDRKVRPDVVFPRRRVAVFLDGCFWHGCPIHGRMPADPTGYWHAKIEGNRNRDAVVDIQLNDAGWAVIRVWEHESATEGAARIKSLVLCR; translated from the coding sequence ATGAAGGCGAATCGGAGCTCGGGCACTAAGCCCGAGCTTGCCCTACGGCGGGAGCTGTTCCGGCAAGGTCTTCGATATCGCGTGGGCCTACAAATTTCGTTGCGTGATAGAAAAGTACGCCCTGACGTCGTTTTCCCTCGACGCAGGGTTGCAGTATTTTTAGACGGCTGTTTTTGGCATGGCTGTCCCATACATGGGAGAATGCCCGCCGACCCAACCGGATATTGGCACGCCAAGATCGAAGGAAACAGAAATCGCGATGCGGTCGTAGACATTCAGTTGAATGACGCGGGGTGGGCAGTTATACGAGTATGGGAGCATGAGTCGGCAACCGAGGGTGCCGCCCGCATCAAATCCCTAGTCCTTTGCCGTTAA
- a CDS encoding DNA cytosine methyltransferase has protein sequence MIGDGGRMETEAINAAEFFAGIGLVRTALEPLGVKVVWANDIKQAKYEAYRANYPDAEKHFKVDDIRNVVGDQLKTLSRLELATSSFPCIDLSLAGNRRGLVGEQSGMFWQFARVLDEMSEEIRPRVVLLENVHGFATSHGGQDLTDALARLSQLGYSLDVLAIDAKHFVPQSRPRMFIVGVLPADLPNNAHVGVPVVSDVRPAWVTAIHAKNQDKIKMHYLDLPDLPVGPTDLSGVIEYGAPESLWWDQQRVKAFVDSLSDGQRLRFEALRTSDALSYRTAYRRTRQGVSMWELRRDAIAGCLRTTGGGSSKQALVELGFGREPRVRWMTPREYANLMGATEYRLIAGTPNQQLFGFGDAVVVDVVRWIGKHYLLPVLRPDNKAGN, from the coding sequence ATGATCGGCGATGGAGGGCGCATGGAAACCGAGGCTATCAATGCCGCAGAATTCTTCGCCGGGATTGGCCTTGTACGTACGGCTTTGGAGCCTCTTGGAGTCAAGGTCGTGTGGGCCAACGACATCAAGCAAGCGAAATACGAAGCGTATCGCGCGAACTATCCAGATGCAGAAAAGCATTTCAAGGTTGATGATATCCGCAATGTGGTAGGCGATCAATTGAAGACGTTGTCAAGACTCGAGCTGGCAACGAGCAGCTTCCCCTGCATCGACCTTTCCCTCGCAGGCAACCGGCGTGGATTGGTGGGAGAGCAGTCTGGCATGTTCTGGCAATTCGCGCGCGTTCTTGACGAGATGTCAGAGGAAATCCGTCCTCGCGTAGTGCTGCTCGAAAATGTCCATGGGTTCGCTACCAGCCATGGCGGGCAGGACTTGACAGATGCACTCGCACGATTGTCACAACTAGGGTACTCGCTCGACGTGCTCGCCATCGACGCTAAGCACTTCGTTCCGCAGTCGCGGCCTCGTATGTTCATCGTAGGCGTGCTGCCAGCAGATTTGCCAAATAATGCGCACGTCGGCGTGCCAGTGGTTAGCGACGTTCGGCCGGCCTGGGTCACAGCGATCCACGCCAAGAACCAAGACAAGATCAAGATGCACTACCTCGACCTACCCGACCTGCCGGTAGGGCCGACAGATTTGAGCGGCGTGATCGAGTATGGAGCCCCCGAGAGTCTCTGGTGGGATCAGCAACGCGTCAAGGCGTTTGTGGATTCATTGAGCGACGGCCAAAGGCTCCGTTTCGAAGCGTTACGAACCTCAGATGCCCTCTCCTATCGGACTGCCTACCGGCGCACTCGGCAAGGCGTATCGATGTGGGAGCTTCGACGCGATGCCATCGCCGGCTGCCTACGAACGACCGGAGGAGGATCGAGCAAGCAGGCGCTAGTTGAACTTGGGTTCGGCCGTGAGCCTCGTGTACGATGGATGACCCCTCGCGAGTACGCTAACTTGATGGGTGCAACCGAATATAGACTCATCGCTGGAACGCCAAACCAGCAACTGTTCGGTTTTGGTGATGCCGTTGTCGTGGACGTCGTTCGATGGATTGGCAAGCATTATCTGTTGCCCGTATTGCGACCAGACAATAAGGCTGGAAACTAA